A single region of the Rhizophagus irregularis chromosome 27, complete sequence genome encodes:
- a CDS encoding Nucleoside diphosphate kinase B: MERSYIMVKPDGVERGLVGEIIKRFELKGYQLLAIQLFKPTREHLQEHYKDLKEKPFFPPLIEYMLSGPVVGMVWQGREMVKVGRRMLGETNPLNSNPGTIRGDFCIETGRNLCHGSDSVESAEREIALWFPSGVIQWERTKIQKLIYE, encoded by the exons atggAACGCTCTTATATTATGGTTAAG cCCGATGGTGTTGAACGTGGGTTAGTTGGTGAGATTATTAAACGGTTTGAACTAAAAGGTTATCAGCTTTTGGCCATTCAACTTTTTAAG CCAACGAGGGAACACTTGCAAGAACATTATAAAGATTTGAAAGAAAAACCATTTTTTCCGCCTCTCATCGAAT ATATGTTATCAGGACCGGTAGTTGGTATGGTTTGGCAGGGAAGAGAAATGGTTAAAGTTGGTCGTCGTATGTTGGGCGAAACTAATCCATTGAATTCTAATCCTGGTACTATCCGTGGTGACTTCTGTATTGAAA CTGGACGTAACCTTTGTCATGG ATCTGACTCTGTTGAAAGTGCTGAAAGAGAAATAGCATTATGGTTCCCTTCAGGTGTTATACAGTGGGAACGtactaaaattcaaaaattaatttatgaataa